In Nicotiana tabacum cultivar K326 chromosome 19, ASM71507v2, whole genome shotgun sequence, one DNA window encodes the following:
- the LOC107763289 gene encoding glucan endo-1,3-beta-glucosidase, acidic — protein sequence MALCIKTGFLAAALVLVGLLMCSIQMIGAQSIGVCYGKIANNLPSDQDVINLYNANGIKRMRIYYPETNVFNALKGSNIEIILDVPNQDLESLTDPSRANGWVQDNIINHFPDVKFKYIAVGNEVSPTNNGQYAPFVGPAMQNVYNALAAAGLQDQIKVSTATYSGLLANTYPPKDSIFRGEFNSFINPIIQFLARNNLPLLANVYPYFGHIYNTADVPLSYALFTQQEANPAGYQNLFDALLDSMYFAVEKAGGPNVEIIVSESGWPSEGNSAATIENAQTYYRNLIDHVKRGAGTPKKPGKTIETYLFAMFDENDKKGEITEKHFGLFSPDQRAKYQLNFN from the exons ATGGCTTTATGCATTAAAACTGGCTTTCTTGCAGCTGCCCTTGTACTTGTTGGGTTGTTAATGTGCAGTATCCAAATGATAg GGGCACAATCTATTGGAGTATGCTATGGAAAAATTGCCAACAATTTACCATCAGACCAAGATGTTATAAACCTATACAATGCTAATGGCATCAAAAGAATGAGAATATACTATCCAGAAACAAATGTCTTCAATGCTCTCAAGGGAAGTAACATTGAGATCATTCTCGATGTCCCAAATCAAGATCTTGAATCCCTTACGGATCCTTCAAGAGCCAATGGATGGGTCCAAGATAACATAATAAATCATTTTCCAGATGTTAAATTTAAATATATAGCTGTTGGAAATGAAGTATCTCCTACAAATAATGGTCAATATGCACCATTTGTTGGTCCTGCCATGCAAAATGTGTACAATGCATTAGCAGCAGCAGGGTTGCAAGATCAAATCAAGGTTTCAACTGCAACATATTCAGGGCTCTTAGCAAACACCTACCCACCTAAAGATAGTATTTTTCGAGGAGAATTCAATAGTTTCATTAATCCCATAATCCAATTTCTAGCACGAAATAACCTTCCACTCTTAGCCAATGTCTATCCTTATTTTGGTCACATTTACAACACTGCTGATGTCCCACTTTCTTATGCATTGTTCACACAACAAGAAGCAAATCCTGCAGGAtatcaaaatctttttgatgccCTTTTGGATTCTATGTATTTTGCTGTAGAGAAAGCTGGAGGACCAAATGTGGAGATTATTGTATCTGAAAGTGGCTGGCCTTCTGAAGGAAACTCTGCAGCAACTATTGAAAATGCTCAAACTTATTACAGAAATTTGATTGATCATGTGAAAAGAGGGGCAGGAACCCCAAAGAAACCTGGAAAGACTATAGAAACTTATTTATTTGCCATGtttgatgaaaatgataagaaaggAGAAATTACAGAGAAACACTTTGGACTCTTTTCTCCTGATCAGAGGGCAAAATATCAActcaatttcaattaa